The following coding sequences are from one Musa acuminata AAA Group cultivar baxijiao chromosome BXJ2-4, Cavendish_Baxijiao_AAA, whole genome shotgun sequence window:
- the LOC103980267 gene encoding protein OXIDATIVE STRESS 3 LIKE 4, which produces MMSSLVLPNVGLKDHVVLPAKKKEEEEVEVVRKRNGFFLGSKEAEESSESSSIGAASSSSVHEDDEEEVESKRKEGAFGSLDSLEESLPIKRGLSNFFSGKSMSFASLSDAANASAKDMLKAENPFNKRRRLLMMSKMRRASYTALTCPPFPPLLSPDLTVEEADKEEEAEEDEGTNSGTSSSSFSHHGSSNNNIKMKVFRSPRSYSLSDLQHV; this is translated from the exons atgatgtcttctctggtgctgcccaacgtggggctgaaggaccacgttgtccttccggcgaagaagaaggaagaggaagaggtcgaGGTGGTGCGGAAGAGGAACGGGTTCTTTTTGGGGAGCAAAGAGGCGGAGGAGTCTTCAGAGAGCTCCTCCATCGGCGCCGCCTCGTCCTCCTCCGTACATGAGGACgatgaggaggaggtggagagcaAGAGGAAGGAGGGGGCTTTTGGCTCTTTGGACTCCCTGGAAGAGTCCCTTCCCATCAA GAGAGGGTTGTCCAACTTCTTCTCAGGGAAGTCCATGTCATTTGCGAGCTTATCAGATGCGGCCAACGCCAGCGCAAAGGACATGCTCAAGGCGGAGAACCCCTTCAACAAACGCAGGCGACTCCTCATGATGAGCAAGATGCGAAGGGCTTCTTACACTGCACTCACCTGCCCACCATTTCCACCACTCCTTTCCCCAGATCTCACGGTGGAGGAAGCAGACAAAGAGGAGGAAGCAGAAGAAGATGAGGGGACGAATAGCGGAACCTCATCTTCCTCCTTTTCCCACCATGGCAGCAGCAATAACAACATCAAGATGAAGGTGTTTAGATCTCCTAGGTCCTACTCCCTCTCTGATCTCCAACATGTTTAG